The following are encoded in a window of Rissa tridactyla isolate bRisTri1 chromosome 3, bRisTri1.patW.cur.20221130, whole genome shotgun sequence genomic DNA:
- the MATN3 gene encoding matrilin-3, translating into MRRPLAIPGCCLATAVTLLPPLLLLLLLPPPARGLPPRRPGAPDSACKNRPLDLVFIIDSSRSVRPEEFEKVKIFLSEMIDTLDVGERTTRVAVLNYASTVKVEFPLRTYFDKASMKEAVSRIAPLSAGTMTGLAIQTAMDEVFTEEMGTRPATFNIPKVVIVVTDGRPQDQVQDVAASAQAAGIEIYAVGVDRADMQSLRIMASEPLDEHVFYVETYGVIEKLTSKFRETFCAANVCALGNHRCEQVCVSNGGSYLCDCYEGYALNPDKRTCSAVDMCAPGRHECDQICVGNNGSYVCECYEGYTLNPDKKTCSAMDTCAPGRHDCAQVCLSNEGSYSCGCFEGYTLNPDKKTCSAVDMCAPGRHDCEQVCVRDDLFYTCDCYQGYTLNPDKKTCSKAITSSLVTTEESCKCEAIAALQDSVTSRLEALSAKLDEVSEKLQAYQSRQQVV; encoded by the exons ACTCTGCCTGCAAGAACCGGCCCCTAGACCTCGTCTTCATCATAGACAGTTCCCGTAGTGTCCGACCTGAAGAGTTTGAGAAAGTGAAAATCTTTTTGTCAGAAATGATCGATACTCTGGACGTCGGTGAAAGAACAACGCGCGTGGCAGTCCTGAATTATGCCAGCACTGTCAAGGTAGAGTTTCCCCTCCGGACCTACTTTGATAAAGCATCCATGAAGGAGGCTGTATCTCGCATTGCGCCCTTGTCTGCTGGCACGATGACCGGCCTCGCCATCCAAACTGCCATGGATGAAGTCTTCACTGAGGAAATGGGCACCCGGCCAGCAACCTTCAATATCCCCAAGGTGGTCATTGTTGTGACAGATGGACGACCTCAAGACCAGGTTCAAGATGTGGCAGCAAGCGCCCAGGCAGCTGGCATCGAGATCTATGCAGTCGGGGTAGACCGGGCAGACATGCAGTCCCTGAGGATTATGGCCAGCGAACCGCTGGATGAACACGTCTTTTATGTGGAGACCTACGGTGTGATCGAAAAGCTGACATCCAAATTCAGAGAGACTTTCTGTG CTGCGAATGTGTGTGCGCTGGGGAATCACCGCTGCGAGCAGGTCTGCGTGAGCAACGGCGGCTCCTACCTTTGTGACTGCTATGAAGGCTACGCTCTCAATCCAGATAAGAGAACCTGCTCAG CTGTGGACATGTGCGCACCTGGAAGGCACGAGTGTGATCAGATCTGTGTGGGTAACAACGGATCCTACGTCTGTGAATGCTATGAAGGCTACACCCTGAATCCAGATAAGAAGACTTGCTCAG CCATGGACACGTGTGCACCTGGAAGGCATGATTGTGCGCAGGTCTGTCTGAGCAATGAGGGATCCTACAGCTGCGGCTGCTTTGAAGGCTACACTCTGAATCCAGATAAGAAGACTTGCTCAG CTGTGGACATGTGTGCACCTGGGAGGCACGACTGCGAGCAGGTCTGCGTGAGAGATGATCTCTTCTACACCTGTGACTGCTACCAAGGCTACACTCTCAACCCAGACAAGAAGACTTGTTCAA AAGCTATAACGAGCAGCCTCGTAACAACTGAAGAATCCTGTAAGTGTGAAGCCATAGCTGCCCTGCAGGACTCAGTCACCTCACGTCTTGAAGCTCTGTCCGCAAAAT TAGATGAAGTGTCTGAGAAGCTGCAGGCATATCAAAGCAGACAGCAGGTCGTCTGA